From one Scophthalmus maximus strain ysfricsl-2021 chromosome 19, ASM2237912v1, whole genome shotgun sequence genomic stretch:
- the LOC118314574 gene encoding protein FAM163B produces MSAGTVVIAGGILATVILLTIVAVLCLCRLQYYCCKREESEKGEEEEPELATMSPSRPLALTAPPTPPTPEHYSDEPESYPPTFLTEANGPVGYSPTPPPRRCQRSHAFCPSCARCSLPFYLQHPERLCNGGRGISYRTVQQQDMELPVDLASFYQKLNLIRSVTMREVVTHSVSTDV; encoded by the exons ATGTCAGCCGGGACAGTGGTCATCGCAGGAGGAATTCTGGCTACAGTCATCTTACTGACCATCGTTGCTGTACTGTGTTTATGTAGGTTGCAG TATTACTGCTGTAAGAGGGAGGAGTCTgagaagggggaagaggaggaaccgGAGCTCGCCACCATGTCGCCGTCCCGCCCCCTGGCTCTGACCGCCCCTCCCACGCCTCCGACGCCGGAGCACTACAGCGACGAGCCCGAGTCCTACCCCCCCACCTTCCTCACCGAGGCCAACGGGCCGGTGGGCTACTCCCCGACCCCGCCGCCCCGCAGGTGCCAGCGCTCGCACGCCTTCTGCCCGTCCTGCGCCCGCTGCTCACTGCCTTTCTACCTGCAGCACCCGGAGAGGCTGTGCAACGGCGGGCGCGGGATCAGCTACAGgactgtgcagcagcaggacatggAGCTGCCCGTGGATCTGGCCAGCTTCTACCAGAAGCTCAACCTCATCCGCTCCGTCACCATGAGGGAGGTGGTCACCCACAGCGTCAGCACCGACGTCTAG
- the mymk gene encoding protein myomaker, with product MGAFIAKMLLPTVSSLVFLPAASVAAKRGFHMEAMVYFFTMFFTAIYHACDGPGLSILCFMRYDVLEYFSVYGTALSMWVTLIALGDFDEPQRSTMTMFGVLTCGVRIYQDRWGYGIYSGPIGSAVFIITVKWLQKMKQLRAVYPEKSVYTQQVGPGCCFGALALMLRFYFEEWDYAYVHSFYHLSLAVSFVLLLPKKNRYAGTGRNAAKLSCFALCCCSMSPGTVKDKTDKKDKTDKKDKKDKNDKKDKTDKKDKKDKNDKKDKTEKTKEETKKAKTSRTVWTVPTEKLWRGRSSPTLPLYFPPPSTPVKGTSISKLKEMNGWK from the exons ATGGGCGCCTTCATCGCCAAGATGCTGCTGCCCACCGTCAGCAGCCTGGTGTTCCTGCCCGCGGCCAGCGTGGCGGCCAAGAGGGGCTTCCACATGGAGGCCATGGTCTACTTCTTCACCATGTTCTTCACGGCG ATCTACCACGCCTGTGACGGGCCGGGCCTCTCCATCCTGTGCTTCATGAGATACGACGTCCTGGAGTACTTCAGCGTCTACGGCACGGCGCTCTCCATGTGGGTCACGCTCATAG CTCTGGGAGACTTCGACGAACCGCAGCGCTCCACGATGACCATGTTCGGCGTGTTGACCTGCGGCGTGAGGATCTACCAGGACCGCTGGGGCTACGGGATCTACTCCGGGCCAATCGGGTCGGCCGtcttcatcatcaccgtcaAATGG CTGCAGAAGATGAAGCAGCTGAGGGCGGTGTACCCCGAGAAGTCGGTGTACACGCAGCAGGTCGGTCCGGGCTGCTGCTTCGGGGCCCTCGCTCTGATGCTGCGCTTCTACTTTGAG GAGTGGGACTACGCCTACGTCCACAGCTTCTACCACCTGTCTCTGGCCGTGTCCttcgtcctgctgctgccgaAGAAGAACCGCTACGCTGGGACGGGACGGAACGCCGCCAAGCTCAGCTGCTTCGCCCTGTGCTGCTGC TCCATGTCGCCGGGCACCGTCAAAGACAAGACGGACAAGAAGGACAAGACGgacaagaaggacaagaaggacaagaacgacaagaaggacaagacggacaagaaggacaagaaggacaagaacgacaagaaggacaagacggagaagacgaaggaggagacgaagaaggCGAAGACGTCCCGCACCGTGTGGACCGTCCCCACCGAGAAGCTGTGGCGAGGCCGCAGCAGCCCCACCCTGCCCCTCTACTTCCCCCCGCCCTCCACGCCCGTCAAAGGGACGAGCATCAGCAAACTCAAAGAGATGAACGGCTGGAAGTGA